In one window of Leptospira sp. GIMC2001 DNA:
- a CDS encoding DUF1501 domain-containing protein: MKSYSRKQFLGLMGLGALSFTGLGRYSSLLAAPTGARTLIHVLLEGGPDFRHLMVPPPNSNPSSYGYKFWNNRITSIGRGSSANNPSSWQNIYNNYYEQITLGGPSGTTIGVLRDNNGTANANGWLRQMMKNGKVAIVNNVFHTTSRDHSHGLLITQSGVYETKAGSANAGGWGGRLISQLGNPNRLLSISNQIRPFCNTVNKERILSFTNSRNFGLNLPSVRSNGTLDINDRGLRALQGYYSNLESSIGSPSLANTPYSKFQNQRLKISNLTNSIKAALPPPAQGQRINDLYSSRMQNLFTGNARLRNQNFANQIRNLRDAFQVQDILNMRVASLNYGGWDSHKNQLTDIEPQFDDLFGIDKGFDTLFNEFGGNVFDNTTLVFSGEFGRQLKSNGDNGTDHGRANSVIVIGGQVNGGIYGEMFPAIEAANDGSGRAPFDNFNRDIEGRTIFDNVYGRICTWMGAGGGIFANGIPTELKNHTGGIENGTNMNFI, translated from the coding sequence ATGAAATCATATTCGAGAAAACAATTTTTAGGACTTATGGGATTGGGGGCTTTGAGTTTCACGGGTTTAGGTCGCTATTCCTCTCTTCTTGCTGCTCCGACAGGTGCAAGGACTTTGATTCATGTTCTACTAGAAGGAGGACCAGACTTTCGCCATCTTATGGTGCCTCCTCCCAATTCTAATCCAAGCAGTTATGGTTACAAGTTTTGGAACAATCGTATAACATCTATTGGTCGGGGATCGTCAGCGAATAATCCAAGCAGTTGGCAGAATATTTATAATAACTACTATGAACAAATTACTTTAGGTGGGCCTTCTGGAACAACAATCGGTGTACTTCGTGATAACAATGGAACAGCTAACGCTAACGGCTGGTTACGTCAAATGATGAAGAATGGAAAGGTTGCGATTGTAAACAATGTCTTTCACACAACAAGTCGTGATCACTCACATGGCTTACTGATCACTCAATCAGGAGTTTATGAAACTAAAGCTGGCTCGGCAAATGCTGGAGGTTGGGGAGGCCGTTTAATCTCACAACTAGGAAATCCGAACAGATTGTTATCCATTTCGAATCAGATCCGTCCATTTTGTAACACTGTAAATAAGGAGAGGATTTTATCTTTTACCAATTCTAGAAACTTTGGATTGAATTTACCTTCCGTTCGAAGCAACGGAACACTTGATATAAATGATCGAGGCCTTCGAGCACTGCAAGGATATTACAGTAATTTAGAATCGAGTATTGGATCTCCAAGCTTAGCTAATACTCCATATTCTAAATTTCAGAACCAGCGACTCAAGATTTCCAATCTTACAAATAGTATCAAAGCAGCTTTGCCACCTCCTGCTCAAGGGCAGAGAATCAATGATTTATATTCATCTCGAATGCAGAATTTATTTACTGGAAATGCTCGATTGCGCAACCAGAATTTTGCAAATCAGATTCGTAATCTACGTGATGCCTTCCAAGTTCAAGATATATTGAATATGCGGGTTGCTTCTTTGAACTATGGTGGATGGGACAGTCATAAAAATCAACTCACAGACATTGAACCGCAATTTGATGATTTATTTGGAATTGATAAAGGATTCGATACACTATTCAATGAATTTGGTGGAAATGTTTTCGATAATACGACATTGGTCTTCAGTGGAGAATTTGGGCGTCAACTTAAATCGAATGGTGATAATGGTACGGATCATGGTCGAGCCAATTCTGTGATTGTGATTGGTGGTCAAGTTAACGGTGGAATCTACGGCGAAATGTTTCCAGCAATTGAAGCGGCGAATGATGGATCAGGTAGAGCACCTTTTGATAATTTCAACCGAGACATTGAAGGAAGGACAATTTTTGACAATGTGTACGGAAGAATTTGTACTTGGATGGGAGCGGGTGGCGGAATATTTGCTAACGGGATTCCAACCGAACTCAAGAATCACACAGGTGGCATCGAAAACGGAACCAATATGAATTTTATCTAA